The Haladaptatus cibarius D43 genome window below encodes:
- a CDS encoding ATP-grasp domain-containing protein — MLNLAVAYRKQTFERMRDPLEERGINAHHVPNEARTFDLADPPWTPDEFDVGFVYPSRMMEGGVVDALLSVPWVNGREAVLTSRNKAGVIVRLGKAGIPVPKTAMVSNPVEESDRREIFARFDPPVVIKPNSTTRGTGIAKVDDIDSFLGVVDYLNLVHDYRATGDKSFLVQEYLQGATDYRAMVVDGEYVGAVERRLPNDALAEGRWKHNVHRGAEARGISLPEEHREIAEKTAEALDISFCGVDLLDTGDRIVVNETNARPTIDAETKYEDGFYDRLAELVRTTRR; from the coding sequence ATGCTGAACTTGGCGGTTGCGTACCGAAAACAGACGTTCGAACGAATGCGTGACCCACTCGAAGAACGAGGAATCAACGCACACCACGTCCCGAACGAGGCGCGGACATTCGACCTCGCCGACCCGCCGTGGACGCCGGACGAGTTCGATGTGGGATTCGTCTATCCTTCCCGAATGATGGAGGGCGGCGTGGTCGATGCCCTGCTCTCGGTTCCGTGGGTTAACGGACGCGAAGCAGTGCTCACGTCGCGGAACAAAGCCGGGGTCATCGTCCGACTCGGAAAAGCGGGGATTCCAGTTCCGAAGACCGCGATGGTGTCGAACCCGGTCGAAGAGAGCGACCGCCGGGAAATCTTTGCGCGGTTCGACCCCCCGGTGGTCATCAAACCCAACTCGACGACGCGAGGAACTGGCATCGCAAAAGTGGATGACATAGATTCCTTCCTCGGCGTCGTGGACTATCTGAACCTCGTCCACGACTACCGCGCGACCGGGGACAAATCGTTTCTCGTACAGGAGTATCTTCAGGGTGCAACCGACTACCGCGCGATGGTTGTCGATGGCGAGTACGTCGGCGCAGTCGAGCGCCGACTGCCGAACGATGCGCTGGCCGAGGGTCGCTGGAAACACAACGTCCATCGCGGCGCGGAAGCGCGCGGAATCTCCCTGCCGGAAGAACACAGAGAAATCGCGGAGAAAACAGCGGAAGCGCTCGATATTTCGTTCTGCGGCGTCGATTTACTCGACACAGGCGACCGAATCGTCGTGAACGAGACGAACGCCCGTCCGACCATCGACGCGGAGACGAAGTACGAGGACGGATTTTACGACCGCCTCGCCGAACTCGTCCGGACGACTCGCCGGTAA